The genomic stretch ggggaacaAGGATCCCCGTTAGCGGCGGGCGGAGGCTCGGCGCCCTCCGGCCTGCACCCCAGCGTGTGGGGTGGCTCTGGGGTGGACGGCGGCCTGAGGTCCTGCAGGCAGTTTGCGCACATCTtgccggatttttttttttatatggaatTTTATGTGCAATCTTCTGATTTTTGAGAGTGTTGAcgtttaattttgaaaaaaagtgcGGGTAAGCCAAGCACACGAGGCACCTGCAGTCCGTGTGCGGGCTTGATCTCCCTTCCTGCCACgctttttcactttctctgaattagtaattgctttgttttctgttgttggaTTAAGATTCCACGTGTTTATTGatttgggaaacaaaggcaagtgaaaaatcaaattcccttactgcctgtggacaagtccttgaaacaggctgagtgacctctctctttccctccttccttccctcccttccttccctccttcctccctccttctctccctcccttccttccttcttctttttaatttgttttgtttttaatttctaaaagctTGTGTCTTGTCATGATTTCTGATATTTCTCAATGATGCAAGTCTCCATCCTGAGCGCCTGATGGGCCCTCAACCTAAAAGCACTTGTCTTTGGGCCGGAGTTCGTTGTTGTTTATTCGTATtccctttcttccatttcctctaaTCTGGCTTTCCAAAATGCCCACGTTTGAATACTGGCTCTTGTACACCAATTTCTGGTTTTCCCTGGTTTTCCCATCCTGTCTTTGttattctttcattatttctttgcTCGACCTTCAAGTATTTCCTCCTTAGCTTCCGGCTCTTCTCCTGAAGGTTCCTGTCAACACGTGTTTCTTTACCAAGAGCTCCTTTTTTGGCTTCTGAATGTtcctttttacagtttttttttttttttttccactattgCGATCTTTTGTCTTAACCCCTGTAAGGATTTCGATGATAGGGGTTTCCCCCCTGAGTTTTTCTTCTCCCTGTTTacttgctgttatttttttcctcttgctgttATTGTTCGTACTGTTTTGGTTTCTGTTCTCAGATGTAAGGGTGGCGGAGAAGGAGCTCTCATCTGTGCTGGCTGGAACTGCAACATGGTGCCGTCACTTTTGAAGTttactagtttttgttttgtttgtttttttacaaaactaagcATACTCTTACTGTCCAATGGGCTGAATGTttctgtcctccaggttcataCGTGGAACCTAATGACAGTGCTAGGAGGTGGGGTGTTTGGGAGGTCACTGGGTCATGAGAGTggaggcttcagaagaaacccCAGAGAGCCCCTGGCTGTTCCACCACGTGAGAACCCAGCGAGAAGTCTATACTACAGGACAGACAGCCCCCCTCCACCGTGCCGGCACCCTGACCTCAgagttccagcctccagaagtgtgaaaaacaggtttctgttgtttgtaagtcacaaagtttatggtattttgtgaCTGCAGTCTGAAAGGATACCGTGCAGTCCGGCAACCTTGATCCGTGGTTCACCTGGGGGAGGTGAAAACATATCCACACAGAAGCCTGTACACGGTGTTTACAGCAGCTTCAGTCATAATTCCCAggacttggaagcaaccaaggtgtCCTTCAGGAGGCGGATGGATAAATGAGCTGTGGTGCGTCCAGATGATGGGATATTATTTAGTGGCGAAAAGAAAGGCACCATCAAGCCATGAAaggacatggaggaaccttaaatgcatgttactaagtgatagaagccaatttgaaaaggttGTGCACTGGGTGATTCCAAggacatgacattctggaaaaggcaaagctgtgGAGACAGTAGAGAGGCCAGCGGTTGCCAAGGGTTAGGAAGGATGGGAAGGATGAATGGGGAAGGATGAATGGGCTGAGCACAGAGGGTTTTTGGGGCAATGAAACTATTCACGTGATACTGTGATGGATGGGCTATTACAgctttgtccaaacccatagaatgtatacTCCAAGAGTGAACCGTAATGTGAATTGTGGGGTTTGGTGGTCGTGATGAGTCATGATGGGTTCATGGATCACAGCAAATGTACTTTTGGTGGGGGATGTTGAGACTAGGTGTGCGGAGGGGACAAGAGGTAGATTTCACTGTATTTTgcactcagttttgctgtgaacctaaaattgctctaaaaaaatgaatattaagaaaaagcaatgaggggtgcctgggtggcttagtcagttgagtgtctgacttcagctcaggtcatgatctcacagtttgtgggttcaagccccatctcgggctctgctgacagctcagagcctggagcctgctttggattctgggtctccctctctctctctgcccctcccctgctcgcactgtctctcaaaaaatgaataagcgttaaaaaaaaattaaaagaaaaaagaaaaagtgatgaaCACCTGTGCTGGCAAGGACATGGGTGAGTCTCAAAACGATGGTGTTGAGGAAAGAACCCTTACGATGTGACAGTAGAAGGCAATTGCCCAGGTAAGAACCGCTCAAAGAATCTGAgtagacgtttctccaaagaagatacacggAAGTCCGGGGAGCACGTGGACACTGCTCAGCATccctatccatcaggaagatgcAAATCAGAACCATGATGAGGGGCCCCTTCACACCCACTTTGGATGGCTGCAATTAGAACAACAGGAAAGCCCAAAAAATACCAAGCGATGGCGATGATGTAGAGAGATCAGAACGCTGAGGCAGTGTTGGGGGGCATGTGAAATGGCATGGCTGCTTTGGAAGACAGCTTAGCAGTTTCTTGTCAGAGAATTACTGTGTGTCACTTAGGTGTATACCGCAGATAACTGAAAACACGTCGGTGCAAAAACTTGTACGCAAATGTTCACAGAAGCGTTTTTCATAAAAGTCAAAAAACAGGCACAATCCAAATGCTAACCGATAGATGCGTGAACAAACACGATGCGGTATATCCACCGTGGGATATCAGTCAGCCCAAGTTAACCTAGaagaaccctgaaaacattacaCTTGATGAAGGAATCCAGACGGCCTACTCcctgtgtgattccatttgtgTGCAGTGTCCCCGAGAGGCAAGTCCACAGAGCTGGAGGtcgattagtggtttccagggggcTGTGGACGTTGGGTAAGATGGGGAGTGACGAATGGGTCTGGGATTTGTTTGGGGTGCTGGAAATATTCTGGGATTGGGTGGTTGCACGATTAACTGTGAAGATATGGGGAGCCGCTGGGTTCTACACGTTAAGGGGTAAATATCCGTCATCTGAgttgtatctcagtaaagctggtaccttaaaaaaaagtggcGGGCCATTAAGAGGACTTGCTGGCAGTGAACCTCGCCGTCAGGCTGTTTTTAGGGAACCTACAGTTGCCATCTTGTTAGTTCTTTCCTCTTGGGCCAGAGCTGCCGACGTTTGGGGAACCTGATGGGGGGAGGATGGCTGGGTGGGGGAACAGACAGTCTCAGGCTTGAACGCACGTACCTTTCCTCTGTCGGGGTTCCTGTCGCTGTTGCTAGTGGAGGATGTGAGGGGGGCACCTCCCCTGCAACGGCTGGGGGCCGGAGATCCCCGCCGAGAGCCCCTGTGCCACATGGCAGCCTCTCCCATGAGTGAGCAAACAGGAGGTCCCTAGAGGTGGTCTCAGCTCCGCCTCTGACCTCACTCTCGGGGGAGCAGTGTCGGACCTAGGGGCTAATTTAGAGCGGCCACGGTCAGGTTTTGGCAGGGTAGCCCCACGCTCTGAGACTCTTGGTCAGGCCAGATGCCTTGGCCACACTCTGCAGAGAGGAGCTCCTGGcttaggtggggggtggggaaatggagcGGCTCCGTTTTGCGGGCCTGTGGAGAGGATCTTACTTTGCGGGATGTGTTCAAACATGTTCCTGAGCTTCAAGCGTGGCATTGCCTGGGCCACCAGAGGCAGTAGGCCGGATGGATCGGATGTGGAGATGTGGGGATGTGGGGAAGAAGTGGCAGTTTTGTTCATTCTTGTCTCCCTCCCGATTCTGCTCTGTTAGAGCCCCTCCGTGTTCCTCCTCCTTACCTCCTACCACCCACCGTTTCTGGTGCCCCCTCCCAGCCTGGCGGGCCCAGCACCAGGCTCACAGGAGCACTGGTTGAGATGGGTTTGTCTCCCCTTGAGGGAGAGGAGGGATTGCTGGGAAGACCTCAGTCCTTCCGTCCAACACACTTGCTGACGAACGGATGGTGGTCAGGGGCATTAGGGTTGGCTGGCGTCTGGAGACACGACTGCTTAGAGGTGCCATACACGATGCGGCCTTCCTGGGCCTCCCTGGGGACGTGGGGCCGTCCTGCACCTGCTTGCCCTCTGCGGGGCTGGGTTTTGGCACACTCTGGGTGGAGCGCatccagcccagccctggggggGAACCCTGGGCACTGAGCCCCTCCTGGCAGACACATCACTTGTGTTACTGTGGAACTCATCGCCTCCTGGGCGACTGTTCCCGAGAGATGTCTGGAAGCTCCTGCCTGCCCTCCTCCagaatcctcccccccccccccccccccccgttcctcttctctcctcctgctGTAAGAAGTCTTAGCTTTGCAGAATCACAGAGCCTGGGGACAGTCTTGGGGACTCTCCACCAAAGGGCTTTCCTCTTTCAGGGAAAGATCCTCCCTCAGGGCCTGCATGGACCCCTGAAGAAGAGGAATCAGAGCTGGTCAGcctggccccagctctgcccagcACATGAACCTGTCCCTCACACGCTCTTCATGTAtggaaaactgaggccagagagggcggggaggggactGCCCAAGGGCACCTGGAGAGTGAGCACCCAGGGTTCCTACAGACATCTGAACTCCCAGTGCCTCTCCATCCTGCCTGGAGTCTCCCTCCCAACTGGGGAAGGATGATGAGCCCTCTGCCCTCCCAAACCCCAAATCCTGCCAGCAGCCAGGTCCCCAAAACCCACAGACTGATACATCCccccttctttgtctttcccttctcctgcatcacccctcctcctcctccatccctcctcctgcatcatccctcctcctcctccatcatctCTTCTCCATCATCCTTCATcatccctcttccccctccattATCCCTCCTCCATcatcccttctcctcctccatcatCACTCCTCCTCCATTTTTCCTTGTCCATTCCTCTACCTTGTCCACTTCGGGGGGATGGAGCTTAGTGGCCTGGGCAGGAGATCAGCCTAGTAGGGCCCAGGAGCTCTGGGCTTGGCTGCCGTAAGCACGTGGTGGGAGATGGTGGAGGGGGGAGACAATTCCCCACGCCCCCGGGTCCTCTCTGAGATGGACCTCCAGTCCCTGAAAGCGAttgtctttaaaatatctttattaacAGAAAGTCCTGGGTCTGgtgaggccaacagatcaggaAAGGACTGCCGTTGACTCTAATGTACGAGTCACAGTTTTCAGGGACAAGGGCAGCCTATGCCTCTCAGGGTCACACAGGGAAGCACTGTGTTGGTcaggaggcgggggtggggtcaCTGTGGTACAGACCTCTGCTGTGGTTTCTGTGGGGAGCACCAGACAAGGGAGGGCAGGTGGGCTTAGGACTGGCTAGTGTGAATAATTAGCATGCTCTGCTGTGGGAGGGCtgcccccagctgcccctgggaggggaggagggctggggataGTGGCCTGGATGGTAAGACCCCAGAGAGAAGGGGGTTGGGGCATGGGCTCTGTAtcctttgatttgcatttgaaaaGTGTTCCCCTTACCCCATGGGAGGAGAGGAGTCCTGGGGCAgttgtgggggaggtgggggtggggtgggtaagTTGACTCAAACATGACATCAGTGTCTAGTATGCCTGCGGGGCAGATGTTAGGGCACCAGGCTTACAGAAGCTGGATGTAGGGCTAACGCAGGGATGGAGGGGATGGGCGTTCTCTGCAGGGGAGGAGTCCTCCAGGATGGGGGTGGTTCACTCTGAGCTTGAGGAAGGGTGAGCTGGGTGGTTCCAGCTGCCCAGGCTGGGCTcaggccgcccccaccccccttctggAACCCTGAATGGAAGCTGCGGTCATCTGACGGCATCCTCGTGAAGACCGTTGGTGCATATCTCTGGCACGGCCACCCCTTTGGGTTGCACGGGGACGCACAGCCATGGTGGGTCCTAGGATGCCGGGTTTGATCCCTTGGTTCAATTAGGGGCCAGCTCTCTGCTGTGGGAGGAGCTCCCCCTTGGGAATAGCGGGGCTGCTTTGAGACTGTGATGTTTCTGCAGGGGTTTCTGGTCATCTGGGTCGTCTGGTGATGCTTGGCTGGAGGAACGATTACTTTGGAGTTGGGAATGGTGGGTTTCtagtctttctctccccccctgaTGTGTTGACTGGCATTTTCAGCTAAGAAGAGCCTCCTCTCCTCTGTATGCTGGTggcgctggggggaggggcaaggttGTCTGGGGGTGGCTGCAGGTTGGCTCCCGCTTTCTGACACATGGTGTCCCCCACGGCCTTGTTCTTTGTTCCCTCAATGGCGTCTCCAAGGAGTCCTGCTTCCTTTTGCTGGAGAATGGTCCAGGAACAAAATTCAGCCACTGGTGAAAGCCCTTTTTATTTGGGACGATCCGTCCTGTCTCCCTGGCTCCTGACATGTTGTCTGGCATGTGACAGGTGGCTTCAGCGTGCGCGacctggggccaggctgggggaaAGTGCTCCCCTGGGCTGGCTGTGCATGGGGGCAAGGTGAGGAactctggtctctctctgtccccttcctggaGCAGCGCTTCAACACCTTGTGGTTTCCTGGCTGATGCAAGTGTCGTGTGTTGTTTGCAAGGACTCCTTTCTCACGCCTGAGTTTAAACAGATGCGGTGACTCTGGGGTAGGGGTCCCTCATGGCACAGGACAGGCTGGTGGCCTGGAGCCAACCATGTGGTTATGTGGGGACTGAGCTGGTCAACAACGGCTTCATCAAAATGCCTACTAATGGAGCTTTGAGAAAACCTCAGGGAGCTTCCTGGTTGGTGACATGTGGACGTGCTGGGAGGTGGCACGCCCCAGCCCAGTGGGGACAAAGGCTCCTGCATCTCTGCTCCCACCTTCCATGTGTGGCCTTTATTTGGCTTTGCTGGTCTGTGTCCTTTATCACAGGGTGTGATCCGAAGTGTTGTGCCTTCAGAGTCCTGTGGGTCATTATCACAACTTATGGGAGCTGTGGGGTTCATGGGACCCCCAAGACTGGTAGCTTGGGGTTCGTGGGACCCCCAGGACTGGTAGTTTGGGATTCGTgggacccccctcccccgggaCTGGTAGCTTGGGGTTTGTGGGATCCCCGGACTGGTAGCTTGGGGTTCGTTGGACCCCAGGGCTGGTAGCTAAGTGAGTCAGGGTGCAGGGCAGGTGTCTGCGGTGCTGGCAGCCTGGTGGGAACTTGGGGGGGGCCTAGCATCAGAACCGCAGGGGTCTCCGGGGTGCCCGCTGGGTGTTGGGTGGGGTGCACGTGCTTCACTGCAGGTCCTAAACAGGGCTTCCTGGGAGCAGTGTCTGTGCTCCCCATAAGCACACACTGCCAAGTGGGTGGGGGCCACACACAAGCTGTGGAGAGAGGCCGTGGCAACCTCCAagccccagccctccctgcagACTCCACTCTCCTCCTGTCCCCACGCCAGCAACGCCTCTCAAAGGGGCCAGACCCCAGAGGGCCAGAGCCCTGAGTGCCGGTGGACAGCCCGGTGCTCCCAGAGGCCTGTGTGCTTTGTCTGCCGCCCCCGCCCAGAGGTGCCCGGGACATGTGACAGACAGACAACAGAGAGACATGAAGCTGAGTGGGTTTTTATTAGCAGCAGGTAGGAAACATCTTGAGCTTTCTGGATCCGAGAGAGAAGGCTTTCGCCAGGCAGGCTCAGGTGGGTCACTCCGGGCAGCCAGGGACTCCTGGGGAAGCCCGTCACTGAAGGGGGTCCTCTGCAGGGGACACGGAGGCCTCAGaggtgcagggtgggggcaggggagggagggacgctGTGTGCAGGTGGGCCAGAGAGCTCtccacacccacccctccccggccCTCACCAGAGCCCACTGGCAGGAAGGTGGGGTCACAGGTAGCCAGGAAGCAATTTCCCAGCTCCCGAGCCAGGTCTCCTTGCAAGATTAAGTGGCCAAGGCACAGACCCCGCTCGGGTGGCCGGCCCAAGTCCTGCCAGCCAGGTCTCTGAGCCGCCTTTGTCTGCCCGGCAGCCCCAGGGGCCAGCGGCTGTGTCCTCGGGGCGGGTCTGGGGCGCTCACCTGTCGCAGGGTCCAGACACCGCATGGCGCACGTGCTGAAACAACACTTCCTGCTCCCTGCACACTGGCTGTCCACAGAGCACTCGGTGCTCTCTGAGCAGGGCTCGGGGGCCAGCGGGACGGGTACCCGGGGGCAGCGGCCAGCCTTTTGCAAAGGTGCTGTGGAGACATGGGCCAGCCCTTCAGGTCCTAGTGGTCCACCCTGCTGCTGGGTCCCGGTGGGGGCCCCCACACCACTGTGCGGCACCCTGGACGGCAGCCGAGCCCTCAGGGAGGGGACCCTGAGTGGAGCCCTGTGGCTGAGCCAGCAGGTGGGTGGGGTCACTGCCTGGTGGAGTTTAGGGGGCTGTGGGGCAGGCCACTGAGAGGGGGTGTGGATGGTTCCTCCCTCCACCAGACAGGGTCTGGCGTGGGCACGGGGGTGACTGTTACCCATGACGGGGAACACGCAGGAGCGGCTGCAGGGGCTCCCGGGGCAGCATCTGATGCCTTGGGGGCAGTCATCATCGGTGCTGCAGGAGACGACGCAGGAGTCCTCCTCCGAGGAGCTGAGCTCCGGGCACATGGCCTGCCCTGCACACGGGACAGGCAGGTGGGTGGGCGCCGCTCCCAGGATAGGAACCTAGCACCCTGACACACCGTTTCTTGTAAGGAAAAGAATCTGCCGGAGCGTGACATGCCTGCCCCAGGCCCGCGACAGCAGGTGGGGTTAAGACCCAGGGGGCCAAGGACAGGCCCCCCCACGCTCAGCTAGCTGTCTCACAGTGGCCTGGGCCCTGCCGCATGGGGGTCTCCGGGCAGGGCCCTGCCCTGCTCTTCTGCCTCCTCTGCTCTGCTCCTCCGGTCCTGGTGCATGTCAGGGAAGCGCCTCAGAGACAGGGAGGTCAGAGGGCCCTCCTGGGTGCCCCCTGTGGCGGTAGCTGAGGCCTGCCTGGCACAGTGAAGGCCGGGGCCGCGGCCAGGGCCACGGCAGCCTCCAGGGCGAGCAGGACCAGGGCCAGGCTGGCAAGACAGTGCATGGTGGCCAGTGGCAGGCCATGGTGGATGGTGGCCAGTGGCCCCGGCCCCACTTTAAAGGAGGCAGTGGGAGGAgctgtgggggaggagaggctggtGCCCGCCCAGCCGCCATGGGGCTTCCTACTTGGAGGGGCACCAGGCTGGACAGCCACTGCGTCAGGGTCACgttttaaaacatagaaaagtTCCTGATAAGGTGGGTGATTCCACTCTCTTGTGAAAGCACTGCCAGTTCATAGCCAGGATCAAGCAAAGGACTgaccagggaggggggcagaagggCGTGATGGGTGGTCTTCGCAGTTCACAAGACCATGTTGCGTTTGGGGGGGGTCACTTGGACAGTACATCTTGAACATTCTCATCGCAAGAAAGGAGTGTTTGTCAGGAGGTGACGGAGGTAATGAGACATTGTGGGGATCACTTCCCAAGGTTTGCAAACATCAGTCACCCGAAACCAATATCCTCTTGTGGATGACGATACCAACTAAGAAGAAggtaaaacagaacaaagaagtGCAGGGCAGAGGACGGATGGCACACATCTTCCCCGTCCCGGACGGCCCTGCAGGGCCCCGGAAGACCTGCCTGTCCTGTActcagagcggggggggggggggggggggggggcagctgtgGCGGGGCAGCCTCGGGggacattctgtctctcttgtgGTGCCTTTCATCCCTTCTGGACCTTTCTAGGAGCAGCGTGCTGTTTCTGTGCAGGGCGGTCACTGGGAAGGGCTTTTCCCAGAAGGTGTCAGGGTGAGACTCCTCCTCCATTCTTCCCTGAGGACCTGGGCAGGAAGGGGGCCCCAGGGTGGGTAGGGAGGGGGCCCCAAGGTGACTGTGGGCTAGGGCTGCCTGGTCTAGGCCGCACTCCTCGACCTGGCCGCCTGGCCGGGGGCCTCCACCTTGGACGGCACTCCCCTGGGGCCCTTAGCCTGTGCTGCGTGCATTTCCAGATGCTTTGGTCCAGAGACTTCCACTCGGGCCCCCAGCTGTGTCCACCCGGCCCCCGGAGCACCCTCTCGGCCGAGTCCTGGGGCCTcagcccaggcccagcccaggtGGATCACCCCTGGGATCCTGGCCAGCGACAGTGAATTGCAGCCTCTCTGCTTTTCCAGGCTGGCAGTTCATGGGATGTTTCCGCACCAGAGCCCAGGAAGGAGGCAGCAGACAGGCCTGAGTCAGAAGACCAAGCCCAGGAGGAGAGTGTGGGGAGGCCACTGTCACTCACTGGAGGGCCCTCTGCTGGCCCTTCTGCCTGTTCTCTGCACCTTTGCCTGGATGCTGGGTCTGAGGCCAGGCTGAGTGCACCTGCCCCCCGCTCCCCAGGACATGGCCTGCTGCCTGTGGGACCTGTGGGCACAAGTCCCTTTCTCCAGGACCGCTCACAGCTTCTGAGCTGTGCTGTCCTGCATTggacctctccctcctctcccctcccttccccttcccttcctcctcccctgcttcctcccctcccccctccccaccccttccctcccgTTCCCCACCCCAtctgcccttccccatccctTTGCCTTCCCTCCCCATGCCCtccccctcctgtccctcccttccccatcctctcccccactcccctcctctcctctcccccttccctcccttctctctccttttccctcccctctccttccctcctctagtcctcccctcacccccagctcctcccctattccccctccctttccctctccccccctcctctcccccccagccccaccctcttctctccccctcctcacttCTCCCCCAGCCAGGACCCCCCAACAACTGCTGCTTCCCCACTGGggtcccctgcccagccctgctgACTTGGCCTCACCCCTCCCAGCACAGGCAAAGGAGCCTCCCCTCTGGAAGCAGCTTAAAGGCTCTCAGGCTTCTGGCACTTCCTTGACACACTGTGACTGGTCCTGGCTACTCCTTGGGTGTCTGTTCCTCCAGAATGAACCCCCTGTGTCAGGGCTCATGTCCATCCCCCTGATCAGTGTGTCCCCAGTCTGGGCTCCCATGGGGAGGGGACTACATCAGGCCTCCCTCCCAGACGGTTGCCCATGCAGTGGCCAGTGACCTCACACCTTAGGCGACCCTCTCCCCTGGGGGGTGGAGTCCAAGCAGGGGTGTGGCACGAGGGTCCCTCCTGAGAGGGACGTTTGAGCCCCTGTGCTCATGTGGGTCCCCAGCTCTGCCAGGTGCGGGCCTACAGCAGCTCATGCTTCCTCCCTGCGGTGGGTGGTGGCGCCTCCCGGCCCACCTGCTGCCCAGAGCACCCGGAGGGGGTATGCAGGGGGGTCGGGCTCTGCCCTCATCCCGGAGGAcctttccctgctctcctggGCTCTCCTGGGTCCTCAGGACTGCACGAGGCCACTGGTACCAAAGGTGCCACCAAATCTGGAGAGTTTCTGTGATGCGATTCAGGTTGTGGAGGAGACAACCTCCAATATTTCCCATCAGATAAACAACACATGCATTGCAGGAAGCTCGGACAatccagaaaaacagaaggaaacaaaactcaCAAGATCCACATCCTGGGGGTCTCTCGTTACCGGTCTGGTTCCATGTCATCCAGGTGTTCCCTGTGCAGACATTTCTGTcgtctatcatctatcaatcaatcatctatctatgtgtctatctatctatctcctgtcccccccccccatatacatagatactcccccccaccccaatcgcGGTCACTGGGGTCATGCTGCAGGTGCGCGTACAGGCACATTATACTTGGAGCATTCCCTGTACCCTCAAGACTTCTGGAAAGCAGGAAGCACTGTGTGGCCAGTGGCTGTGGAGTGTGACACTTCACCTGTGGGCTGCCATCATTTAAACCATTTCCTTGCCTTGGAAGGGAGGCTTTTAAGCACTGTGGCTGGGCCACACTTCTGCCTGAGCTCGGGGTCTCCTGTGGGGGGCATGGAGGTCAGGAACTGTGGCCAGGAGGGGTGCACAGCCCACAgggatgggggggcaggggccagAGGTGTTGGCAGGAGAAGCATGGGGGCAGGTTCACCTCTGCGGTCACAGCCCCGAGGGCAGGTGGAGAAGCCAGGGGTTCCAGGAAGGATGTCGCCTTGAGCTCTGCGGCCCCAGGACAGGGATGTGGGGTTCTTCTTGGCCTGGGGATGTTTGCTGGCCCCGTGGGCCGAGCCTCAGCCCGTCTTCTTCCGAGACAGACATGCCTTCCTGCTTCCCAGCAGCTCCTGAAAGCCAGGACAGGTGGGGAAACGGGCCCATCTGTGATCACCTGGGGCATCATGGACTTAGTGGGCAAAGCACAGAGGCCCCCACTGGTCCTATGGGGTTGGTGGGCTGGGGTTTCCTCCAGTTCTCCAGGTCAAGGTTGGGTCAGGGCGGCCACACCATTCTCTCCACTTGCCCCTCTCAGTGGGGACCGTCCCGGCCCCTGAATGGGGGTCCTGTTCCCATCACTggtgtcacaatcccagggtcagggTCACATCCCTGTCACCAGGTGTTATGACCCCGGGGTGAGGGTCCTGTCCTCAGCCCTCTGCATCGGGGCTCTCACGGCGCGAGGACCTTTCCACACCCGTCTCACTGAGCCTCGCCCTTGTGCACAGCGGCTGCACCTCCTGCCTGTCGCTCCTCTCTGGAAAGTTCTCTCCTACGCAGAGTCTCTCAAGGCTGTGTCAGCACCTCTGGTGCTGGTGGGGACTGTGGGCCTATGGATCTGGGGGGCCTAAGGAGAAGTGGGGTGTCCATGTGACATAAGTATGTGTGTATCTCTACTTGTGCATATGGACGTGTATCTGGCCATGGACACGTGCACATGTGTCCCTCTACATGTGCGTGGACATGCACACTTACACATGCACTGCTCACACCTGTACGTGCACCTGCGGTTATTGTGGCCCCGTGTGACaagggtgtatgtgtgtatccatACGTGTGCATATGGACGTGTATGTGGACATtgacatgtgcacatgcacactcacacgtGCACTGCTCACACCTGTACGTGTGCACCTGTGGATATGTGTGGCCCCTTTGCCTCGAGGCTTCCCATGTTCCGTGCACTTTCCAGAATGATCAGTGAGTTACTTCTGTCTGCAGTAGCCCCCAGGAAGGGTCTGGACGCTGCCTCTGGGCTCAGGACTGCCAGAGGACTGCAGTCTCTGGGGGTCCCTGGGGTGCACAGCTGGCACCGGGCTCTCCTTCCTGCAGGAGGTGCTGAATGGGTTTGACACAGCATACAGGTGGGTCTGGGATCTACACCACAGTGCTCTGAGCTATGTGGCCCCACTCGGGGTTGAGGGACTGCCACGGGAAAGTGAC from Prionailurus viverrinus isolate Anna chromosome A2, UM_Priviv_1.0, whole genome shotgun sequence encodes the following:
- the LOC125153366 gene encoding whey acidic protein-like, which produces MHCLASLALVLLALEAAVALAAAPAFTVPGQAMCPELSSSEEDSCVVSCSTDDDCPQGIRCCPGSPCSRSCVFPVMAPLQKAGRCPRVPVPLAPEPCSESTECSVDSQCAGSRKCCFSTCAMRCLDPATGDLARELGNCFLATCDPTFLPQKEAGLLGDAIEGTKNKAVGDTMCQKAGANLQPPPDNLAPPPSATSIQRRGGSS